In one Paraburkholderia megapolitana genomic region, the following are encoded:
- a CDS encoding TetR/AcrR family transcriptional regulator C-terminal domain-containing protein, whose protein sequence is MAIQKEQVIEAAIELLDELGIEGVTMRKLAQALDIKAASLYWHFENKQVLMDGMADLLMENVARKMPRNRTWEEQLRQVAGEIRRAMLRHRDGARVFAGSNGVTENVMRVGNALIASLVEAGADSRLAAWGSFSVLYYVLGFVMEEQALGPDNGIDLKARQAAFVALANTAYPHAHDVAGDIFNRNFDQRFALGIDLLIRGIESRIADA, encoded by the coding sequence ATGGCGATACAGAAAGAACAGGTAATCGAGGCAGCGATCGAACTTCTCGATGAGCTTGGCATCGAGGGCGTAACGATGCGCAAGCTTGCGCAGGCGCTCGACATCAAGGCGGCCTCGCTCTATTGGCACTTTGAAAACAAACAGGTGCTGATGGACGGCATGGCCGATCTCCTGATGGAAAACGTCGCGCGCAAGATGCCGCGTAACCGCACGTGGGAAGAGCAGTTGCGGCAAGTCGCAGGTGAAATTCGTCGCGCGATGTTGAGGCATCGGGACGGAGCGCGCGTGTTCGCCGGTAGCAACGGGGTGACCGAAAACGTGATGCGGGTCGGCAACGCGCTGATCGCCTCGCTGGTCGAGGCTGGCGCAGACTCGCGGCTCGCCGCCTGGGGTTCGTTCAGCGTGCTCTACTACGTGCTTGGCTTCGTGATGGAGGAACAGGCACTCGGCCCCGACAACGGCATCGACCTGAAAGCGCGCCAGGCTGCCTTCGTCGCGCTCGCCAATACGGCCTATCCGCACGCGCATGATGTTGCCGGCGACATTTTCAATCGCAACTTCGACCAGCGCTTCGCGCTTGGCATCGATCTGCTCATACGCGGAATCGAGAGCAGGATCGCCGACGCTTGA
- a CDS encoding AraC family transcriptional regulator, whose translation MDLLSRLLSLIPVTGRLELRCLFGAPWKIDQAVSGVREIPYHVLLSGHAVLEDVNGPSEQLTAGDIILFPAGNAHLIHDGSGATAGPESSSPKASLTVIENDGAGEKADFLCGRFLLGAVPDRLLRDHLPGRLVVHSALPERGGDIDDPAQSMARTRLRRLIELMHEEANDPGAGSEMFVNHLSAALFALTLRFATEGAQPPHGLLALSRKPRLQPAITAMFETPAEPWTLDQLSTLCHMSRATFIRQFQEAIGRSAADVLTEVRMTIAGRMLLHADTPVAEVGESVGYQSVAAFQRVFKRHVGVSPARWRSSGGNLQA comes from the coding sequence ATGGACCTGCTAAGCCGACTGCTTTCATTGATACCCGTCACGGGGCGGCTCGAACTGCGCTGTCTCTTTGGTGCGCCGTGGAAAATCGATCAGGCTGTCTCGGGTGTGCGCGAAATCCCGTACCACGTTCTGTTGTCGGGGCATGCCGTTCTCGAAGACGTGAACGGTCCATCGGAACAGCTAACGGCCGGAGACATCATCCTGTTTCCCGCCGGCAACGCGCATCTAATTCATGACGGTAGCGGCGCAACAGCGGGGCCCGAATCCAGCAGTCCAAAAGCATCGTTGACCGTGATTGAAAACGACGGGGCCGGCGAGAAAGCGGATTTTCTCTGCGGCCGCTTCCTGCTTGGCGCAGTTCCAGACAGACTGTTGCGCGATCACCTGCCGGGCCGTCTGGTCGTGCATAGCGCATTGCCTGAGCGAGGTGGGGACATCGACGACCCGGCACAGTCCATGGCCCGCACCCGGTTGAGGCGTCTGATCGAATTGATGCATGAAGAAGCCAACGATCCAGGCGCGGGCAGCGAGATGTTCGTCAATCATCTGTCGGCGGCGCTGTTCGCACTCACGTTGCGTTTTGCTACGGAAGGTGCCCAGCCGCCCCATGGTCTGCTTGCGCTCTCGCGGAAACCTCGCTTGCAACCGGCCATTACGGCGATGTTCGAAACACCGGCTGAACCCTGGACGCTCGATCAGTTGTCGACGCTCTGCCATATGTCGCGGGCGACATTCATCCGGCAGTTTCAGGAAGCCATCGGTCGCTCTGCCGCCGATGTCCTCACCGAAGTTCGCATGACCATTGCAGGCCGCATGCTGTTGCATGCGGACACGCCTGTTGCGGAGGTCGGCGAGTCGGTGGGTTATCAATCGGTTGCCGCGTTTCAACGTGTGTTCAAGCGGCATGTCGGGGTATCGCCGGCACGCTGGCGTTCTTCGGGTGGAAATCTTCAGGCGTGA
- a CDS encoding VOC family protein codes for MKIHSLLVPVDDMGSAVEFLTGNLGCVVKIRDGDRYCALDAGGQMLALVSGEERMVDSISLVVRVDDIHAAVASIIEGGGQLLSPPHEGPHEVRAVVTGAGGVPMVLSAKRPVAG; via the coding sequence ATGAAAATTCACTCCTTGCTGGTGCCTGTGGACGACATGGGGTCAGCCGTCGAGTTTCTAACCGGCAACCTGGGTTGTGTGGTGAAGATACGCGACGGCGATCGTTATTGCGCGCTCGATGCGGGTGGTCAGATGCTGGCGCTGGTGTCGGGAGAAGAACGGATGGTCGATTCGATTTCTCTGGTGGTTCGCGTCGATGACATCCACGCAGCGGTCGCTTCCATTATCGAAGGCGGGGGCCAGTTGCTTAGCCCGCCGCATGAAGGACCTCATGAGGTGCGTGCGGTGGTGACGGGTGCGGGTGGTGTGCCGATGGTGTTGTCGGCGAAACGGCCAGTGGCTGGCTGA